A section of the Mesobacillus jeotgali genome encodes:
- the pflB gene encoding formate C-acetyltransferase produces the protein MEQWKGFKNGAWQGEINVRDFILKNFSEYTGDASFLEGATQETLQLWQQVMELTKQERESGGVLDMDTEVVSTITSHGPGYLDQNKEKVVGFQTDKPFKRSMQPFGGIRMAKAACEAYGYELDKEVEKIFTDFRKTHNQGVFDVYTKEMLQARKAGIITGLPDAYGRGRIIGDYRRVALYGVDFLMEQKKKDHGMTSSVMTEDTMRLREEISEQYRSLNELKQLAQSYGYDISKPATNAVEAFQWVYFAYLAAIKEQNGAAMSLGRVATFLDIYIERDLQNGTITEKEAQELVDHFVMKLRLVKFARTPDYNELFSGDPTWVTESIGGMANNGQSLVTKNSFRFLHTLDNLGPAPEPNLTVLWSPSLPEHFKKYCAEMSIKTSSIQYENDDLMRCEYGDDYGIACCVSAMEIGKQMQFFGARANLAKALLYAINGGVDEKLKIQVAPALSPITSDVLDYKEVMAKFDNVMEWLAGLYINTLNVIHYMHDKYSYERIEMALHDTEVLRTMATGIAGLSVVADSLSAIKYAKVKVIRDENGIAVDFETEGDFPKYGNNDDRVDSIAVELVKNFMTKLRKHPTYRNSVHTMSILTITSNVVYGKKTGNTPDGRRAGEPFAPGANPMHGRDTKGTLASLSSVAKLPYSYALDGISNTFSIVPKALGKDEESRTNNLVSILDGYAIKDGHHLNVNVFNRETLLNAMEHPEEYPQLTIRVSGYAVNFIKLTREQQLDVINRTFHETM, from the coding sequence ATGGAACAATGGAAAGGCTTTAAAAATGGAGCTTGGCAAGGAGAAATTAATGTTCGTGATTTCATACTGAAGAACTTCTCTGAATATACAGGGGACGCAAGCTTTCTTGAAGGTGCCACGCAGGAAACACTCCAATTATGGCAGCAAGTAATGGAATTGACGAAACAGGAGCGTGAAAGCGGCGGTGTTCTGGATATGGATACCGAAGTGGTTTCTACGATTACATCTCACGGACCTGGCTATCTTGACCAGAACAAAGAAAAAGTAGTAGGCTTCCAGACCGATAAGCCCTTCAAACGATCAATGCAGCCTTTTGGCGGTATTCGTATGGCTAAGGCAGCATGCGAGGCTTATGGTTATGAATTGGATAAAGAGGTAGAAAAAATCTTTACTGATTTCCGCAAAACACATAACCAGGGCGTATTCGATGTCTATACAAAAGAAATGCTGCAGGCCCGTAAAGCTGGTATCATCACAGGCTTGCCTGATGCATACGGCCGCGGCCGCATAATTGGCGACTATCGCAGGGTTGCGCTGTATGGTGTTGACTTCCTGATGGAACAAAAAAAGAAAGACCACGGAATGACCAGCAGTGTCATGACTGAGGATACGATGCGCTTAAGGGAAGAAATTTCTGAGCAATATCGTTCATTGAATGAATTAAAGCAGCTTGCTCAAAGCTATGGCTATGATATTTCCAAGCCAGCTACCAATGCTGTTGAAGCCTTCCAATGGGTCTACTTCGCATACCTTGCTGCAATTAAAGAGCAGAATGGCGCAGCGATGAGCCTTGGCCGTGTTGCGACTTTCCTGGATATCTATATTGAACGAGATCTGCAAAATGGCACAATTACTGAAAAAGAAGCACAGGAGCTAGTTGACCACTTTGTCATGAAGCTGCGTCTTGTAAAGTTCGCACGCACACCTGATTATAACGAATTATTCAGCGGTGACCCTACCTGGGTAACAGAATCAATCGGCGGTATGGCTAATAACGGACAGTCTCTTGTAACAAAGAACTCTTTCCGTTTCCTTCACACTCTCGATAACCTTGGTCCTGCACCGGAGCCTAACCTTACTGTGTTATGGTCCCCTTCCCTGCCAGAGCACTTCAAGAAATATTGTGCTGAAATGTCTATAAAGACCAGCTCGATCCAATACGAAAACGACGATTTGATGCGTTGTGAATATGGTGATGACTACGGGATTGCCTGCTGCGTATCTGCAATGGAGATCGGAAAACAGATGCAATTCTTCGGTGCGCGTGCCAATCTTGCAAAAGCTTTGCTCTATGCAATCAATGGCGGTGTCGATGAGAAACTAAAGATTCAAGTCGCTCCAGCTTTAAGCCCGATCACTTCCGATGTCCTTGACTATAAGGAAGTAATGGCCAAATTCGATAATGTAATGGAATGGCTTGCTGGCCTTTACATCAATACGCTCAATGTCATCCATTACATGCATGATAAATACAGCTACGAAAGAATCGAAATGGCGCTTCACGATACAGAAGTCCTTCGTACAATGGCAACGGGGATTGCAGGGTTGAGTGTGGTGGCTGATTCATTAAGCGCCATCAAGTATGCCAAAGTCAAGGTCATCCGTGACGAAAATGGCATCGCTGTCGATTTTGAAACAGAGGGTGACTTCCCTAAATACGGCAACAATGATGACCGTGTTGACAGCATTGCTGTTGAACTTGTTAAAAACTTCATGACAAAGCTGCGAAAGCACCCGACATATCGTAATTCTGTCCATACTATGTCAATTTTAACAATCACTTCAAACGTGGTTTATGGTAAAAAGACAGGTAATACACCGGATGGAAGACGTGCTGGTGAACCATTCGCGCCAGGTGCTAACCCAATGCACGGCCGTGATACTAAAGGGACACTCGCTTCACTGTCTTCTGTTGCAAAACTGCCATACAGCTATGCTTTAGACGGAATTTCAAATACCTTCTCCATCGTGCCAAAAGCACTTGGCAAAGATGAAGAAAGCAGAACAAACAACCTTGTATCCATCCTTGATGGATATGCAATCAAGGATGGACATCACTTGAACGTTAACGTATTCAACCGGGAGACTCTATTAAACGCAATGGAACATCCTGAAGAGTATCCTCAGTTGACAATCCGTGTTTCTGGTTACGCCGTGAATTTCATCAAGCTGACACGCGAACAGCAGCTGGATGTTATCAATCGTACTTTCCATGAAACAATGTAA
- the modB gene encoding molybdate ABC transporter permease subunit has translation MSSDFWTPIKLSVEIASMSMVFVFIFGLFSAKFMAKRRFFGKTAVETLLTLPLVLPPTVVGFILIIIFGINSPIGRMVENLFGSTIMFTWWAAVIAASVVAFPLMYQSAKTGFLQVDPGAEEAARVDGANEIKVFWHVTLPLSSRTLVTGLILSFARALGEFGATLMFAGNLPGRTQTAPTAIYMAIESGDMASAWLWVIAMIGISFLMLLSTSLLKE, from the coding sequence ATGAGCAGTGATTTTTGGACTCCGATCAAACTGTCAGTTGAGATTGCATCCATGTCCATGGTGTTTGTTTTTATATTCGGTCTTTTTTCTGCGAAATTCATGGCAAAAAGACGTTTCTTTGGAAAAACAGCAGTAGAAACACTCTTGACCCTTCCTTTAGTTCTCCCCCCAACTGTTGTTGGTTTTATATTAATCATTATTTTTGGCATAAATAGCCCGATAGGAAGAATGGTTGAAAATTTATTTGGCAGTACCATTATGTTTACCTGGTGGGCAGCCGTAATCGCAGCATCAGTTGTGGCCTTCCCTTTAATGTATCAGTCTGCTAAAACAGGTTTCCTTCAAGTAGATCCTGGAGCAGAAGAAGCAGCAAGAGTAGATGGAGCAAATGAAATTAAAGTGTTTTGGCATGTAACATTGCCCCTATCATCAAGAACACTTGTTACAGGGTTGATTCTCAGCTTTGCAAGGGCTCTTGGCGAATTTGGAGCAACACTTATGTTTGCCGGCAATCTGCCCGGAAGAACTCAGACTGCCCCAACAGCGATCTATATGGCCATTGAGTCCGGAGATATGGCATCTGCCTGGCTCTGGGTTATAGCCATGATTGGGATATCTTTTCTCATGTTGCTTTCAACTTCATTATTAAAAGAATAA
- a CDS encoding cupredoxin domain-containing protein: MHFFVFKKRTIYFFGLIVFLAIIGSIWVNLKPDATPAIGGQTGQIREIHMVTGEFKSTTDDGKEIEAYRWDPGTIFLEKGEKVRLKIRGINGKEHPFIIEGTDIKGVIKKGEETVVPLQFDKEGTYRLICLTHPSAEQNGPMIAYIVVD, translated from the coding sequence ATGCATTTCTTTGTATTTAAAAAAAGGACAATATATTTCTTTGGACTAATTGTCTTCCTTGCCATCATTGGTTCCATTTGGGTTAATTTAAAACCTGATGCAACTCCAGCCATTGGCGGACAGACTGGACAAATCCGGGAAATTCACATGGTGACTGGAGAATTTAAATCAACCACAGATGACGGCAAGGAAATAGAAGCATATCGCTGGGATCCAGGGACCATCTTTCTGGAAAAAGGGGAAAAGGTACGCTTAAAAATTCGTGGAATTAACGGTAAGGAACATCCTTTCATCATAGAAGGAACAGATATTAAAGGCGTTATTAAAAAAGGAGAAGAAACCGTTGTGCCTTTGCAGTTTGATAAAGAAGGAACCTATAGGCTGATTTGCCTAACCCACCCATCAGCGGAACAAAACGGGCCGATGATCGCCTATATTGTGGTGGATTAA
- a CDS encoding alkaline phosphatase, translating into MIKTNFKKKILPIAVLSTVAFGSLMGTFNAEAKNEQADNRAEIKNVIFLIGDGMGVSYTSAYRYLKDNPETAMAERTEFDKYLVGTQMTYPEDPKQNVTDSASAATAMSAGIKTYNAAIAVDNDGSEVKTVLEAAKETGKATGLVATSEITHATPASFGSHDENRKNMNAIADDYYDEMVNGKHKIDVMLGGGVSNFVRPDRNLTEEFKKDGFSYVTNKEELLKDTNKQVLGLFAKGGMNKMIDRKEETPSLEDMTKSAIERLNKDQDGFFLMVEGSQVDWAGHDNDIVAAMSEMEDFEKAYKAAIEFAKKDKHTLVVATADHSTGGYSIGADGIYNWFGAPIKAAKRTPDFMAAEIANGAGVEETLKKYIDFASVGEPELTSEEIESVKTVATKKIVDIDNAIEKIFDKRSHTGWTTGGHTGEDVPVYAFGPGKERFFGQIDNTDNAKNIFDILANGKRKK; encoded by the coding sequence GTGATTAAAACTAATTTTAAAAAGAAGATTCTTCCGATCGCTGTCCTGTCAACTGTAGCGTTCGGCAGCTTGATGGGTACATTCAATGCAGAAGCGAAAAATGAACAAGCAGATAACCGTGCAGAAATTAAAAATGTGATTTTCTTAATTGGTGACGGAATGGGGGTTTCTTATACATCAGCATACCGTTACTTGAAGGACAACCCAGAAACAGCAATGGCTGAGAGGACGGAATTTGATAAATACCTTGTTGGAACACAGATGACTTATCCTGAAGATCCTAAGCAAAATGTAACTGACTCTGCTTCAGCAGCAACAGCAATGTCTGCAGGAATCAAAACTTATAATGCGGCAATCGCAGTTGATAATGATGGTTCTGAAGTGAAGACAGTTCTGGAAGCTGCCAAGGAAACCGGAAAAGCAACGGGTCTAGTAGCCACTTCGGAAATCACACATGCAACTCCAGCATCTTTTGGTTCACACGATGAAAATCGTAAGAATATGAATGCCATAGCTGATGATTATTATGATGAAATGGTGAATGGCAAACATAAAATTGATGTAATGCTTGGCGGCGGGGTAAGCAACTTTGTACGTCCAGACAGGAACCTGACAGAAGAATTCAAAAAAGACGGTTTTAGTTATGTTACAAACAAAGAAGAGTTGCTGAAAGACACTAATAAACAAGTCCTTGGTCTTTTTGCAAAAGGCGGTATGAACAAAATGATCGACCGCAAAGAAGAAACGCCTTCTCTTGAAGACATGACAAAATCAGCAATAGAACGTCTAAACAAGGATCAAGATGGATTCTTCCTGATGGTAGAAGGTAGCCAGGTAGACTGGGCAGGTCATGACAACGATATTGTAGCTGCAATGAGTGAAATGGAAGACTTCGAGAAAGCATACAAAGCGGCAATCGAATTCGCGAAAAAGGACAAGCACACACTAGTTGTAGCGACTGCTGACCACTCAACTGGCGGATATTCTATCGGTGCTGACGGAATCTACAACTGGTTCGGAGCCCCAATCAAGGCAGCAAAACGCACACCGGATTTCATGGCTGCAGAAATTGCTAACGGTGCAGGTGTAGAAGAAACTTTAAAGAAATATATTGACTTTGCATCAGTGGGCGAACCAGAGCTGACTTCTGAAGAAATTGAATCTGTAAAGACAGTTGCAACAAAAAAAATTGTGGACATTGACAACGCTATAGAAAAGATCTTTGATAAGCGTTCACATACCGGCTGGACCACAGGCGGACACACTGGAGAAGACGTACCTGTGTATGCGTTCGGTCCTGGAAAAGAACGTTTCTTTGGACAAATCGACAACACTGACAATGCTAAAAACATTTTTGATATCCTGGCAAACGGCAAGAGAAAAAAATAA
- the modA gene encoding molybdate ABC transporter substrate-binding protein — protein MRKLHIFLFAVLFTFITGCGTNSHSKEKELTVSAASSLQEALKETGDMFMKQNPDIKIVFNFGGSGSLQQQISHGAPVDLFVSAAEDQFNILMSKQLIDQKNHVKLLKNELVLITKNNNQTIRSLKSLTDQEVSRIAIGTPETVPAGMYAKQALTSLHIWNDIEQKIIPTKDVRQVLSYVESGNVEAGIVYKTDAMISDKVKVIPFQNEALHDPIIYPAGVIAGTNHQEEAIKFLNFLKGKEAMKILKKYGFNAALE, from the coding sequence TTGAGAAAATTACATATTTTCCTCTTCGCAGTTTTGTTTACCTTTATTACTGGATGCGGGACCAATAGCCATTCAAAAGAAAAAGAACTTACCGTATCTGCAGCTTCAAGCCTCCAGGAAGCATTAAAAGAAACGGGAGATATGTTCATGAAACAGAATCCCGATATAAAAATTGTATTCAATTTTGGCGGTTCCGGCTCCCTGCAGCAGCAAATCTCCCATGGAGCACCGGTGGATTTATTTGTGTCCGCAGCTGAGGATCAATTCAATATTTTAATGTCGAAACAACTTATTGACCAAAAAAATCATGTGAAACTACTAAAAAACGAATTAGTTTTGATTACTAAAAATAATAACCAAACCATTCGTTCTTTAAAATCACTAACAGATCAAGAGGTTTCCAGAATTGCTATCGGGACGCCGGAAACTGTTCCTGCTGGCATGTACGCAAAGCAAGCTCTGACTTCTTTACATATCTGGAATGATATCGAACAAAAAATCATTCCGACAAAGGACGTCCGCCAGGTGCTATCCTATGTAGAATCAGGAAATGTAGAAGCTGGCATCGTTTATAAAACTGATGCCATGATTTCTGATAAAGTAAAGGTTATACCTTTTCAGAATGAAGCCTTACATGATCCAATCATTTACCCTGCAGGTGTCATTGCGGGAACTAATCATCAGGAAGAAGCAATCAAGTTCCTCAACTTCCTGAAAGGAAAAGAAGCAATGAAAATTCTTAAAAAATATGGCTTTAATGCAGCATTGGAATGA
- a CDS encoding YkuS family protein: protein MARVGVEQSLSNISEALREKGYDVVELRQESDAQGCDFCVISGIDSNVMGMQDVVTQGSVIEANGLSAEDVLRQIDQKSGQIQ from the coding sequence ATGGCTAGAGTAGGTGTAGAACAATCTTTATCTAATATCTCTGAGGCATTGCGTGAAAAAGGTTATGACGTTGTAGAACTTCGCCAGGAGTCAGATGCACAGGGCTGTGATTTTTGCGTCATCAGCGGCATCGATTCAAATGTCATGGGTATGCAGGATGTCGTTACCCAGGGTTCTGTCATAGAAGCAAACGGTCTTTCAGCTGAGGATGTTCTCAGGCAGATTGATCAAAAGTCAGGACAAATCCAATAA
- a CDS encoding DUF4352 domain-containing protein — MKKYLLLVLAVSMLSACSFAEAETKKESAPTATLAEKLKKKNTDVYVPNPQVTEDVNLKKAGDSLTDEKGELTLKQVKEVNKTFNLNEIEYTVKDVKLLHFVPAYGLIDFFHAYTHDEEFDFVKIGVEVKNTSKENLHFGPVAMLNINDTIRKTWEDDFYLEELNGEIVAGQKKRGNLGFIIEDIESLDKVEILSGDLVDDEKKKVGNPVKILVSGVSDVKR; from the coding sequence ATGAAAAAATATTTACTTTTGGTGCTGGCTGTTTCAATGCTTTCAGCCTGTTCTTTTGCCGAAGCCGAGACAAAAAAGGAGAGTGCGCCAACTGCAACCCTTGCTGAGAAACTAAAAAAGAAGAATACAGATGTATATGTTCCGAATCCGCAAGTAACAGAGGACGTGAATCTGAAGAAAGCAGGGGATTCTTTAACTGACGAGAAAGGAGAATTAACTCTTAAGCAAGTTAAAGAAGTTAATAAGACCTTTAACCTGAACGAAATTGAATATACAGTAAAGGATGTTAAATTACTGCACTTTGTTCCTGCGTACGGCCTCATTGATTTCTTCCATGCTTATACACATGACGAAGAATTTGATTTTGTAAAAATTGGCGTTGAAGTTAAGAATACTTCAAAGGAAAATTTGCACTTTGGGCCAGTAGCAATGTTAAATATCAATGATACAATCCGTAAAACATGGGAAGATGATTTTTATCTTGAAGAACTTAATGGTGAGATAGTAGCGGGACAAAAGAAGCGAGGAAATCTTGGTTTTATCATTGAAGATATCGAATCCCTTGATAAAGTAGAAATATTGTCTGGGGATTTGGTTGATGATGAAAAAAAGAAAGTCGGGAATCCGGTGAAGATTTTAGTATCTGGAGTAAGTGATGTAAAAAGATAG
- a CDS encoding YuzL family protein — MSNKRKKDPSTIGLNSSQVEGQGTTASETGSKAADSSRRKQKRS; from the coding sequence ATGTCAAATAAGCGGAAAAAAGATCCCTCAACGATTGGATTGAATTCAAGCCAGGTGGAAGGCCAGGGAACTACGGCAAGTGAAACAGGAAGCAAAGCAGCAGATTCCTCAAGAAGGAAACAGAAAAGAAGCTGA
- a CDS encoding D-alanyl-D-alanine carboxypeptidase family protein has product MKRVLALLLFISIFSSSELVKAENPEEPVLTTEAAILMDMQSGAVLYGKNEEAKMYPASLTKIATAIYAMETANMDDQVTVTDEIEKIDGTRVYLNPGEQVTLRKLIQGMLINSGNDAALAIAIHLDGSKDKYTKSINDFLESRIGVKDTHFVNPHGLYDDNHYTTAKDMGLILNYAMKNPEFREIFGTKEMEWDGESWDTTIHSHHRMLKGEIPYEAVTGGKTGFVDQSKQTLATTAENGKIKLTAILLKSEFKREIYEDTKKLFEFGFANFKSVQVRKGEQFKSGKLKYKAGEDLYMTEPIQQSKRVIDEGGTLRVENGSGKTIQTVELKPLIEKKPEVKKTSEKPEQSGILSLNALFGFGLLIMASAMWVLNRKQKKHRRFRSR; this is encoded by the coding sequence ATGAAAAGAGTTTTGGCCCTGTTATTGTTTATTTCAATATTTTCTTCATCAGAATTGGTGAAGGCAGAAAATCCAGAGGAACCCGTTTTGACGACGGAAGCTGCCATTTTGATGGACATGCAGTCTGGTGCTGTGCTATATGGTAAGAATGAAGAAGCGAAAATGTATCCTGCCAGCCTGACAAAGATTGCAACAGCCATTTATGCAATGGAAACAGCGAATATGGATGACCAAGTAACTGTAACCGATGAAATTGAGAAAATCGATGGTACAAGAGTTTACCTCAATCCAGGTGAACAGGTGACATTAAGGAAGCTCATCCAGGGCATGTTGATTAATTCTGGAAATGATGCCGCACTTGCTATAGCGATCCACCTGGATGGATCCAAGGACAAGTACACAAAAAGCATCAACGACTTCCTGGAGTCCCGTATCGGGGTCAAGGATACTCATTTTGTAAATCCCCATGGTCTGTACGATGACAATCATTATACGACAGCAAAAGACATGGGCTTGATATTAAACTATGCGATGAAGAATCCAGAGTTCCGCGAGATATTTGGAACTAAGGAAATGGAGTGGGATGGGGAATCCTGGGATACCACTATCCATTCCCATCACCGCATGCTTAAGGGAGAAATCCCTTATGAAGCAGTAACAGGCGGGAAAACCGGTTTTGTGGATCAATCAAAACAAACACTCGCCACAACAGCAGAAAATGGCAAGATTAAATTGACTGCCATTTTGCTGAAATCAGAATTCAAGCGGGAAATTTATGAGGATACAAAAAAACTTTTTGAATTTGGGTTTGCGAATTTCAAGTCTGTTCAGGTCAGAAAAGGTGAGCAATTCAAAAGCGGTAAGTTGAAATATAAGGCTGGCGAAGACTTGTATATGACTGAGCCGATACAACAAAGTAAAAGAGTGATTGATGAAGGCGGAACATTAAGAGTGGAGAATGGCAGCGGCAAAACCATTCAAACTGTTGAACTAAAACCGCTAATCGAAAAGAAACCCGAAGTGAAGAAAACTTCAGAAAAACCTGAGCAAAGCGGGATTTTATCTCTTAACGCCCTATTTGGCTTCGGTCTGCTAATTATGGCTTCTGCTATGTGGGTGCTGAACAGGAAACAAAAAAAGCACAGGAGATTTAGAAGCAGGTGA
- a CDS encoding DHH family phosphoesterase codes for MYRLFTHNDLDGVTCGILFRLTFGEKADIRYNSVSGLNFQVEKYFERMNERMKKEDHLYITDLSVNHEVTEKINLFVGEGGTAKLIDHHKTALHFNNYSWGDVKVEDESGTLTSAASLVYEYLKSNGHLAGNRALEEFVELVRQYDTWEWDIHQNFKAKNLNDLFFMLSIEEFEDRMIARLQTDTEFDFDEFERKLLEMEDGKIERYIRRKKREIIQIEHEGIYGGVVHAESYHSELGNELGKENPHLDYIAILNLGGKKISFRTIHDHTDVSAIAGKFGGGGHAKASGCTINGEAYKRYVEEVFPLEPVKPDAFKNSYNLKESKNGCIYENRERDMFLIYTDGSRYFIKEESNERQGPFEKFEEAERFLKRKHGAALAKDDVYIRYLENIVFNGQE; via the coding sequence ATGTACCGTTTATTTACACATAACGATTTGGATGGCGTAACGTGCGGGATTCTGTTCAGGCTTACATTCGGTGAAAAAGCAGATATTCGTTATAATTCTGTATCTGGATTGAACTTTCAGGTGGAGAAATATTTTGAGAGAATGAACGAGCGTATGAAGAAAGAGGACCACCTTTACATAACGGATCTTTCCGTCAATCATGAAGTAACTGAAAAAATCAACCTTTTTGTCGGTGAAGGGGGGACGGCAAAGCTGATTGACCACCATAAAACAGCTCTGCATTTCAATAACTATAGCTGGGGAGATGTAAAAGTAGAAGATGAATCAGGTACACTTACCAGTGCAGCTTCACTAGTGTATGAATATTTGAAAAGCAATGGACATTTGGCTGGAAATCGAGCACTTGAAGAATTTGTTGAGCTAGTCCGCCAGTATGATACATGGGAATGGGATATTCACCAGAATTTCAAGGCGAAAAACCTGAATGATTTATTTTTCATGTTATCGATTGAAGAATTTGAAGATAGAATGATTGCCCGGCTCCAGACAGATACAGAATTTGATTTTGATGAATTCGAACGAAAACTTTTGGAAATGGAAGACGGTAAGATTGAGCGCTATATTAGGCGGAAAAAAAGAGAAATTATTCAAATCGAGCATGAGGGCATTTATGGCGGAGTTGTTCATGCAGAATCCTATCATTCGGAATTGGGAAACGAACTAGGGAAGGAGAATCCGCATCTGGATTATATTGCGATTCTGAATTTAGGCGGGAAGAAAATCAGTTTCAGAACTATACATGATCATACTGATGTATCAGCAATAGCAGGGAAATTTGGAGGAGGCGGCCATGCTAAAGCATCAGGCTGCACGATCAACGGTGAAGCATATAAACGATATGTTGAAGAAGTTTTCCCGCTGGAGCCGGTCAAACCGGATGCTTTTAAAAATAGTTATAACCTTAAAGAATCCAAAAATGGGTGCATTTATGAGAACCGGGAGCGGGATATGTTCCTGATATACACGGATGGCAGCAGGTATTTTATCAAGGAGGAAAGTAATGAACGGCAGGGACCATTTGAAAAATTTGAAGAAGCTGAACGTTTCCTAAAAAGAAAACATGGAGCTGCTCTTGCAAAAGATGATGTTTATATACGTTATCTTGAAAATATTGTTTTTAATGGCCAGGAATAA